Part of the Drosophila kikkawai strain 14028-0561.14 chromosome 3L, DkikHiC1v2, whole genome shotgun sequence genome is shown below.
GGTTGCTTCCGCTGACAGCGAAGGCGCtgtaaataaaagtttataaaataatttagttatattttttttagaaggaTATTTTCTGTAGGACCTACCGTGACAGGAGAGCAGGCAAAGAGGTATCTATAGCCGGGACTGCCCTCGCCTACGGGCTCTCTTTTGGTGAGATATGTCACCGAATTTCTAGGACAACGACAGTGCACTATCTGCTCTGTGACATTCAACTCGGCTGCTGTTGTCAAGGTCCAGGTGTAGTCACGGAAGTGtctgtaaaataaaaaaaaatatataagttagATAATGTTTacatgaattttaatttctgtaAACTCACTTGCAAACTGGCAATTTGTGTACTGGCTGGCACATCTTGTAGTGCCTGGTCTTATCCGCTATGGTATGGCCATCTTCCACGCCCAAACTGCTAGGACAGCCGCCAATAAAACTGGCCGGCGACTCCTTTGAGCCCCGATGACCCGAGTGCCTCATGTGGGCCGATCCACGCGGGAACTCATTGTCCTGCAACTCCGTGTAGGGTAGGGCATCATTGTAGTCTGGTGACTGATCCAGTTCATCCTCATAGACAGCGCCCAGCTTCTGCATTAGCTTTTTCAAGTGCAAACTTTCGAACTTCTTGTCCTGGAATTCGCCCAGCAGCATACGCTTGTGCTGCAGCAACTTCTCCCTTTCATAGTAGTTTCTATACTTTGAAGTATCCAACGATCCCCCTAGATTGTGACTATGATGATGGATGATCACATTGTTGGGCATCCGATTCGATTCGGGACAACGGCATTGTCGCTCAATCCAAGGTGTTTCATACAAATCTATCTTAGAGCAAACGGCATTCGGTGCACAGATGGGTAAATCATCCTCAGAGTCCTGGAAGGGAAAGAAAAAAGGTTGGGTTAGTTAAAggaatttaaagtaaataacgAAAAGGTGTTAAAGTCTTTCATCGTAACCCTAGAACATACTTAGAACTTCATTTCgagtcataaaaatatatttgcataattcCCCAAAATCCCAGTGATTATTCGCTAGAATCTCCATACGATAAACATACCATAAAGGCAAACTTTCAAGGCTTTGAATGCCTGGGAACCCTTCAATAATAGTCCGCTTGTGTCAACACAATCTTGCCAACTTGATTAACATAACTACTACCCAAAACCAACTCGAGATGGAGGATATCTCTCTGGTTTGTTTGTTCTCCAACAAATACTGTCCATTAATTGAATTCTCTAAACAGAGTCCCAAAAGTTCTCCtctgtgtttttgtt
Proteins encoded:
- the aos gene encoding protein giant-lens; this encodes MPATLMWLLLLSYVAVATVGGTRLPLEVFEITPTSSAAEDKHKALEYTVYDAKDLAAAGSLGGVASSSSTVKPETTLTVVNIPTAEQESRRHARQMLQKQQQHRSGNSNRHGGHGGGDKDLRILYQVGDSEDDLPICAPNAVCSKIDLYETPWIERQCRCPESNRMPNNVIIHHHSHNLGGSLDTSKYRNYYEREKLLQHKRMLLGEFQDKKFESLHLKKLMQKLGAVYEDELDQSPDYNDALPYTELQDNEFPRGSAHMRHSGHRGSKESPASFIGGCPSSLGVEDGHTIADKTRHYKMCQPVHKLPVCKHFRDYTWTLTTAAELNVTEQIVHCRCPRNSVTYLTKREPVGEGSPGYRYLFACSPVTRLRCQRKQPCKLFTVRKRQEFLDEVNINALCQCPKGHRCPSHHTQSGVIAGESFLEDNIQTYSGYCMAND